The proteins below are encoded in one region of Lactuca sativa cultivar Salinas chromosome 3, Lsat_Salinas_v11, whole genome shotgun sequence:
- the LOC111901405 gene encoding elongation factor 2, producing the protein MLVEIAVALLVGVGIVAAPPSASIVNRPTSGRSSPSGLILLEAFNIPNGTKSKAKAKAKVKFTADEVRKIRLFNLIGKSTLNDSLVAFTGSIPEEGVGDFTIKSTNTSIYYEMTESDLKAFEGEHNGRKYIINLIDSPGHIEFSGEVNAALRITDGALAVVDCSEGVCIQTKNVIRHALLEGIRPALTVNKMETCFLDCEADSEEVYKTLEGIINEVNATIDINKVPQLDDVTVSPAKGNVAFSSGIHGWAFTLKYFAEKYALEFDVDVPTMMERLWGDNYFNLETQTWSKKRYSSRNCKRGFVQFCYKPIMAVIGYCMNDQKDRLLPVLKELGVTLTSKEKKLVGRELVKSVMRKWFPAPPVLLKMMVFHLPSPCVAQKYRVEILYEGPKDDKYAEAIRNCDPNGPLMLYVSKMIPASEDTGRFWVLGRVFAGRVSTGMKVGVLGSNYAQHKDFSVTIVEKTAICIGKKQGIVKNVPCGNTVLMLLGLDQFITKNATITSEKETEAYPMRTMRLSAVPVVCVAVRCKVASDLPKLMRGLECLAKTDPIFSYTQDSARHVISCGGVLHLKICLDALKDSFLDGTEIDISAPFVSFSETVVSEVSPSDDDNLLGVRATPLGVIITYAIEDRLFGPNDDQEGWEACTKYMCEEPNWDKNFTKRIWCFGGTNILIGGCKEADYSNDFKKAVIEGFQQACRAGGLAGETMRGICFEILCDDPMMTHDLDLDELIITARDAVLASQLTAGPRLMEPIFLVEIQAYEQSLEKIKSVFQQRRGWFRKMRHRTLSRWVTFEAYIPVRESFELYDAFKSLSLKASPQCVFSHWGIIDSDPMEDNSLAHKLIEHIHERKAYMRQMTPP; encoded by the exons ATGCTTGTCGAAATCGCCGTCGCCCTTCTTGTCGGCGTCGGAATCGTCGCAGCTCCTCCATCT gCAAGCATCGTCAATCGACCCACATCTGGTCGCTCATCGCCGTCTGGATT GATTCTGTTAGAAGCATTTAACATTCCAaatggt ACGAAATCGAAGGCGAAGGCGAAGGCAAAAGTGAAGTTTACAGCTGATGAAGTTCGTAAG ATTCGTCTTTTTAACCTAATAGGAAAATCCACATTGAATGATTCCCTTGTGGCTTTTACTGGTAGCATCCCCGAAGAAGGTGTTGGCGATTTCACCATCAAGTCAACCAACACTTCAATCTACTATGAAATGACAGAATCAGACCTCAAAGCCTTCGAAGGAGAACATAACGGAAGAAAGTACATCATCAATCTCATTGACTCACCAGGGCACATTGAATTTTCTGGGGAAGTTAATGCTGCTCTCCGTATCACCGATGGCGCTCTTGCTGTTGTTGACTGTAGCGAGGGTGTTTGCATCCAAACCAAAAACGTCATTCGCCACGCACTCCTTGAAGGAATACGGCCCGCGTTGACCGTTAACAAAATGGAAACATGTTTCCTTGACTGCGAAGCCGATAGTGAAGAAGTGTATAAAACTTTGGAAGGGATCATTAATGAGGTGAATGCCACCATTGATATCAATAAGGTCCCGCAGTTAGATGATGTCACGGTGAGCCCCGCAAAAGGCAACGTGGCGTTTTCGTCTGGGATTCATGGATGGGCATTTACGTTGAAATATTTCGCGGAAAAGTACGCTCTTGAGTTTGATGTTGACGTGCCAACGATGATGGAGAGACTTTGGGGTGACAACTATTTTAATCTGGAAACGCAAACATGGAGCAAAAAAAGATACAGTTCTCGCAATTGCAAACGTGGGTTTGTTCAGTTTTGTTATAAACCTATTATGGCGGTGATTGGGTATTGCATGAATGACCAGAAGGATCGGTTATTGCCTGTATTGAAAGAACTTGGCGTTACATTGACGTCTAAAGAGAAAAAATTGGTGGGCAGAGAATTGGTGAAAAGTGTTATGCGGAAGTGGTTTCCCGCTCCTCCCGTTTTACTAAAAATGATGGTGTTTCATTTGCCTTCACCCTGCGTTGCTCAAAAATACCGTGTGGAGATTTTGTATGAAGGTCCTAAAGATGATAAGTATGCTGAGGCAATTAGAAACTGCGACCCCAATGGCCCTCTCATGCTCTATGTATCGAAAATGATTCCTGCATCCGAAGACACGGGTCGATTCTGGGTTCTAGGCCGGGTTTTTGCGGGACGGGTTTCAACCGGTATGAAGGTCGGGGTATTGGGATCTAATTATGCTCAACACAAGGATTTCTCTGTCACTATTGTGGAAAAAACTGCTATTTGCATTGGAAAAAAACAAGGAATCGTAAAAAATGTTCCATGCGGAAACACAGTATTAATGTTGCTAGGTTTGGATCAATTTATCACCAAAAATGCAACTATAACCTCAGAGAAAGAAACCGAGGCATACCCGATGCGCACCATGAGGTTATCTGCGGTGCCGGTTGTATGTGTTGCAGTCCGGTGTAAGGTGGCATCCGATCTCCCCAAACTCATGAGGGGCTTAGAGTGTCTGGCCAAGACAGATCCCATCTTTAGTTACACACAAGATTCTGCTAGACATGTTATTTCGTGTGGTGGCGTGCTCCATTTGAAAATCTGTTTGGATGCCTTGAAGGACAGTTTTTTGGACGGGACGGAAATCGACATTTCCGCCCCGTTCGTTTCTTTCTCTGAAACGGTTGTTTCAGAGGTATCACCAAGTGATGATGATAACCTCCTGGGTGTGAGGGCCACACCCCTGGGTGTCATAATTACTTATGCCATAGAGGACAGGTTGTTTGGTCCCAATGATGACCAGGAAGGCTGGGAAGCCTGTACAAAGTACATGTGTGAAGAACCCAATTGGGACAAAAATTTCACAAAACGTATTTGGTGTTTCGGTGGGACAAATATATTAATTGGTGGGTGCAAGGAAGCTGATTACTCTAACGATTTCAAGAAAGCTGTTATTGAAGGTTTCCAGCAGGCCTGTAGGGCCGGTGGGTTAGCCGGAGAGACGATGAGAGGTATTTGTTTTGAGATTTTATGTGATGACCCAATGATGACCCATGATCTCGATCTCGATGAACTGATTATAACTGCTCGGGATGCAGTTTTGGCTTCTCAACTGACAGCAGGACCAAGACTAATGGAGCCAATATTTTTGGTTGAAATACAAGCTTATGAGCAATCACTTGAGAAGATAAAAAGTGTGTTTCAACAAAGACGCGGTTGGTTTCGTAAAATGAGACACAGGACGCTGAGCCGGTGGGTCACCTTTGAGGCATATATTCCCGTAAGAGAATCATTCGAGTTatatgatgctttcaagtctttATCATTGAAGGCTTCCCCACAATGTGTGTTTAGTCATTGGGGAATCATAGATTCAGACCCAATGGAAGATAATTCTCTGGCGCATAAGCTTATTGAACACATCCATGAGAGGAAGGCTTACATGAGGCAGATGACACCACCATAG